The Anabas testudineus chromosome 14, fAnaTes1.2, whole genome shotgun sequence genome includes a region encoding these proteins:
- the pygma gene encoding phosphorylase, glycogen, muscle A, whose amino-acid sequence MSKPLSDHERRKQISVRGLAGVENVTDLKQNFNRHLHFTLVKDRNVATRRDYYFALAHTVRDHLIGRWIRTQQHYYEKDPKRVYYISLEFYMGRSLQNTMVNLALENACDEATYQLGLDMEELEDMEEDAGLGNGGLGRLAACFLDSMASLGLAAYGYGIRYEFGIFNQKIVNGWQVEEADDWLRYGNPWEKARPEYMRPVHFYGRTEHQPGGVKWVDTQVVLALPYDTPIPGYRNNVVNTMRLWSAKAPCEFNLKDFNVGGYIQAVLDRNLAENISRVLYPNDNFFEGKELRLKQEYFVVSATLQDIIRRFKVSKFGSREIARTDFSKLPDKVAIQLNDTHPAMAIPELMRVLVDEEKLTWENAWDICVRTCAYTNHTVLPEALERWPVDLFAHLLPRHLEIVYEINRRHLEKVAAKYPGDNDRLCRMSLIEEGGQKRINMAHLCIVGSHAVNGVAQIHSDILKATIFKDFYEMEPHKFQNKTNGITPRRWLVMCNPGLAEVIAERIGEDFIRNLNQLRELLKFVNDEAFIRDVAKVKQENKLKFAVHLEEHYKVKINPNSMFDVQVKRIHEYKRQLLNCLHIITYYNRIKKEPNKQWTPRTIMIGGKAAPGYHSAKMIIRLITAIGEVINNDPVVGDRLKVIFLENYRVTLAEKIIPAADLSEQISTAGTEASGTGNMKFMLNGALTIGTMDGANVEMAEEAGEENLFIFGMRVDDVDALDKRGYHAEEYYNRLPELKQAIDQIAGGFFSPKQPDLFKEIVNMLMHHDRFKVFADYEDYIKCQEKVNALYKNPKEWTKKVIYNIAGCGKFSSDRTIAQYAREIWGMEPTHEKLPAPDDKQ is encoded by the exons ATGTCTAAGCCCTTGTCTGACCACGAGAGAAGGAAACAGATTTCAGTGCGGGGCCTTGCTGGCGTTGAAAATGTTACAGATCTCAAGCAAAACTTCAACAGGCATCTCCACTTTACACTGGTCAAGGACAGAAACGTGGCGACCAGAAGGGATTACTACTTCGCTCTTGCCCACACTGTGCGGGACCACTTGATTGGCAGGTGGATCAGAACACAGCAGCACTACTATGAGAAAGATCCGAAA CGTGTGTACTACATCTCACTTGAGTTCTACATGGGCCGTTCCCTTCAAAACACCATGGTGAACCTTGCACTGGAGAATGCCTGTGATGAGGCCACATACCAG TTGGGTCTGGATATGGAGGAGTTGGAGGACATGGAGGAAGATGCTGGTTTGGGTAATGGAGGCCTGGGTCGCCTTGCCG CCTGTTTTCTGGACTCCATGGCTTCATTAGGTTTGGCTGCCTATGGCTACGGAATTCGCTATGAATTTGGCATCTTCAATCAGAAAATTGTCAATGGCTGGCAG GTTGAGGAGGCTGATGATTGGCTGCGCTATGGAAACCCATGGGAGAAGGCGCGTCCTGAGTACATGCGCCCGGTGCATTTCTATGGCAGGACTGAGCATCAGCCCGGTGGTGTCAAATGGGTTGACACTCAG GTGGTGTTGGCTCTACCATATGACACCCCCATCCCTGGCTACAGAAACAACGTTGTCAACACCATGAGGCTGTGGTCTGCGAAGGCACCCTGCGAGTTTAACCTGAAAGACT TCAATGTTGGCGGCTACATTCAGGCTGTTTTGGACAGAAACTTGGCTGAAAACATCTCTCGTGTGCTGTATCCCAATGACAAT TTCTTTGAAGGAAAGGAGCTCCGTCTGAAGCAGGAATACTTTGTTGTGTCTGCCACCCTGCAAGACATCATCCGCCGTTTCAAGGTCTCTAAGTTTGGCTCCAGGGAGATTGCTCGCACAGACTTCAGCAAACTACCTGACAAG GTTGCCATTCAGCTGAATGACACCCACCCAGCCATGGCTATTCCTGAACTGATGAGGGTTCTggttgatgaagagaaactaACATGGGAAAAT GCCTGGGACATCTGTGTCCGCACCTGTGCCTACACCAATCACACAGTCCTTCCTGAGGCCTTGGAGCGCTGGCCAGTTGACCTGTTTGCTCATCTGCTGCCCCGTCACTTGGAAATTGTCTATGAGATCAACCGCCGCCACCTGGAG AAAGTTGCTGCTAAGTATCCTGGTGATAATGATCGTCTGTGCCGCATGTCTCTCATTGAGGAGGGCGGACAGAAGAGGATCAACATGGCCCATTTGTGTATTGTGGGTTCCCATGCTGTCAATGGCGTGGCCCAGATACACTCTGACATCCTCAAAGCTACTAT TTTCAAGGACTTCTATGAGATGGAGCCACATAAGTTCCAAAACAAGACCAACGGCATCACTCCTCGTCGCTGGCTTGTTATGTGCAACCCTGGGCTGGCTGAGGTCATTGCAGAG AGGATTGGTGAGGACTTCATTCGTAACCTTAACCAGCTGAGGGAGCTCCTCAAGTTTGTCAATGACGAGGCTTTCATTCGTGATGTGGCCAAAGTGAAGCAG GAAAACAAGTTGAAGTTTGCTGTACACTTGGAAGAGCACTACAAGGTAAAGATTAACCCCAACTCCATGTTTGACGTCCAAGTGAAGAGAATCCATGAATACAAGAGACAGCTTCTCAACTGTCTGCACATCATCACCTACTATAACC GTATCAAGAAGGAACCCAACAAGCAATGGACTCCAAGAACCATCATGATCGGAGGAAAG gCTGCTCCAGGATACCACAGTGCCAAGATGATTATCCGTCTCATCACAGCTATTGGCGAAGTGATCAACAATGATCCCGTGGTTGGAGACCGTCTCAAAGTCATCTTTTTGGAGAACTACAGAGTCACACTGGCAGAGAAAA TCATCCCAGCAGCTGACCTGTCAGAGCAGATCTCCACAGCTGGCACTGAGGCCTCCGGCACCGGCAACATGAAGTTCATGTTGAACGGCGCTCTAACCATTGGTACCATGGATGGAGCCAATGTTGAAATGGCCGAGGAGGCCGGAGAGGAGAATCTTTTCATCTTTGGCATGAGGGTGGATGATGTCGACGCACTTGACAAGAGAGG ATACCACGCTGAAGAGTACTACAACCGCCTGCCTGAGCTGAAACAGGCTATTGACCAGATTGCTGGAGGCTTTTTTAGCCCAAAGCAGCCTGACCTGTTTAAAGAAATTGTCAACATGCTGATGCATCATGACAG ATTCAAGGTCTTTGCTGACTATGAAGACTATATTAAATGCCAGGAGAAGGTCAATGCTCTATATAAG AACCCCAAGGAATGGACCAAGAAGGTGATCTACAACATCGCTGGATGTGGCAAGTTCTCCAGCGATCGCACCATTGCCCAGTACGCTCGTGAGATCTGGGGCATGGAGCCCACACATGAGAAACTCCCTGCCCCTGATGACAAACAATAA